A genomic window from Punica granatum isolate Tunisia-2019 chromosome 2, ASM765513v2, whole genome shotgun sequence includes:
- the LOC116194767 gene encoding probable LRR receptor-like serine/threonine-protein kinase At3g47570: protein MAMFRTSFWVISFLVPSLFGFADCLTKGSDTDRSALLDFKSRMQDAPAEVFGSWNGTGDFCQWRGVTCGSKHRRVTVLDLQSIRLVGSIPPFIGNLSFLQKIHLQDNKFTGTIPSEIGFLHRLEVLELYNNSLTGNIPLGLANCSNLISISIAFNQLVGRIPDELGSLTKLEYISLAANYLTGPIPSSMGNLSSLNILSAAKNNFTGSIPDSLGQLRNIQRILLGMNNLTGPIPLSIFNQSTLTVLDLVYNNFHGGLTSDLFNTLPNLQDIGLGFNQISGPIPTSISNASNLVRFRAAVNQFSGAMPLLGRLIGLQVLTISSNNLGTGRDDDMNFLSSLINATQLQRVDFHNNQFGGSFPEAVSNFSTSLIDLSLGNNRISGKIPSEIGNLVNLQGLDMWGNEFTGAIPSDIGMLQQLVTLFFDSNRLSGDIPPSFGNLTLLTDLRLGNNLLQGEIPPSLGMLQNLNFLELSRNSLSGSIPIGIFSLSSLSIGLDLSQNNLTGTLPIELGKLKNLGVLDVSENKLSGDIPESLGSCISLEQVSLKGNNFQGDIPGSLSSLGGLQVLDISRNNLSGKIPQFLGSLKLLQVLNLSYNHFEGEVPIGGVFKNASAVFIRGNNELCGGSVELNLPKCISKETKRKRWGLALKLVVSIVPALLGVSLLALCLFLCLLNKKKKKKGPSSNSAETPLSALSYRSLLKATDGFSEECVIGVGAFGSVYKGIINEDESEKIIAVKVLNLLHRGAEKSFLAECKALRNIRHRNLIKVLTACSGIDSSGNDFKAIVYEYMPKGSLENWVHPTVEEERGDSAHGTRKQLSLHRRLNIAIDVASALDYLHHHCEAPTVHCDLKPSNILLDEEMVAHVGDFGLAKFILGPNEQVRTPQSSSVGIRGSTGYVAPEYGMGTAASTSGDVYSYGILLLELFTGKRPIDNLFDENMDLHAFAEKALSGKVKEIADPVLVEEMLQTDEPIKTEACLASVFRIGVACSAKVPNDRMNIGDVVVELTSLRSRIIPRTRGHINVEALNNV, encoded by the exons ATGGCGATGTTTAGGACATCTTTTTGGGTCATCTCCTTTCTTGTTCCTTCGCTATTCGGTTTTGCCGATTGCTTGACCAAAGGGAGCGACACGGACAGATCGGCCTTACTCGACTTTAAGTCTCGCATGCAGGATGCCCCAGCTGAGGTCTTTGGCTCTTGGAATGGGACTGGCGACTTTTGCCAGTGGCGGGGTGTCACCTGCGGCTCAAAGCACCGGAGAGTCACAGTTCTTGATCTCCAGTCCATTAGGCTAGTGGGCTCGATTCCACCCTTCATTGGGAATTTAAGCTTCCTGCAGAAAATCCATCTGCAAGACAATAAATTCACTGGCACAATCCCATCCGAGATAGGCTTTCTGCACCGGCTCGAGGTACTGGAATTGTACAACAACTCACTCACCGGTAATATTCCTCTAGGCCTGGCCAACTGCTCTAACCTTATCTCTATCAGTATCGCTTTTAATCAGCTCGTGGGACGAATTCCTGATGAGTTAGGCTCATTAACTAAGCTCGAGTATATATCTCTAGCTGCTAATTATCTTACCGGGCCTATCCCGTCTTCTATGGGAAACTTGTCCTCTCTTAACATTCTCTCTGCTGCAAAAAATAACTTTACTGGAAGCATCCCCGATTCTCTGGGCCAGCTCAGGAACATTCAGAGAATATTACTAGGCATGAATAACTTGACAGGTCCAATCCCTCTCTCGATTTTCAATCAGTCTACCCTGACGGTTCTCGATTTGGTGTACAACAATTTTCATGGGGGTCTGACCTCAGACTTGTTCAATACTCTCCCGAATCTCCAAGACATTGGCCTCGGTTTTAATCAGATTTCTGGGCCCATCCCGACTTCGATATCTAATGCTTCGAACCTAGTGCGGTTTCGAGCTGCGGTTAATCAATTCAGTGGAGCAATGCCTTTGTTGGGGAGGCTTATTGGGCTTCAGGTCTTGACCATCTCATCCAATAATCTCGGGACAGGTAGAGACGACGACATGaactttctttcttccttaatCAATGCAACCCAACTACAAAGGGTTGATTTTCATAACAATCAATTCGGAGGTTCCTTCCCAGAGGCTGTCAGCAACTTCTCGACTAGTCTCATAGACTTGTCCCTCGGCAACAATCGAATATCCGGGAAAATCCCATCTGAAATTGGAAATCTTGTCAACTTGCAAGGTCTAGATATGTGGGGTAATGAATTTACTGGAGCAATTCCCTCAGATATCGGTATGCTCCAACAGCTCGTAACCTTGTTCTTCGACAGTAATAGGTTATCAGGGGACATTCCACCCTCCTTTGGAAATTTGACCCTTCTTACTGATCTTCGCCTTGGAAATAACTTGTTGCAGGGAGAGATCCCTCCCAGTCTAGGAATGTTGCAAAATCTGAATTTCCTCGAACTTTCTAGGAACAGTCTTAGCGGTTCCATACCAATAGGAATATTCAGTCTTTCATCACTGTCAATTGGGTTGGATCTCTCCCAGAATAATCTTACTGGTACCCTACCCATAGAACTAGGAAAGTTGAAGAACTTGGGAGTGCTGGATGTTTCGGAGAACAAGTTATCAGGTGATATTCCAGAAAGTCTTGGGAGCTGTATAAGCTTGGAGCAAGTCTCATTGAAAGGAAATAACTTCCAAGGAGACATTCCTGGGTCTCTAAGTTCGTTAGGGGGCCTCCAAGTATTAGACATTTCCCGGAATAATCTGTCGGGCAAGATCCCCCAATTCTTAGGAAGCTTAAAGTTGCTGCAAGTCCTGAATCTGTCTTATAACCACTTTGAAGGAGAGGTACCCATCGGTGGAGTTTTCAAGAATGCGAGCGCAGTTTTTATCAGGGGAAATAATGAACTTTGTGGAGGATCAGTCGAGCTGAATCTACCGAAATGCATTTCAAAAGAGACCAAGAGGAAAAGGTGGGGTCTGGCCTTGAAATTGGTGGTTTCAATCGTGCCTGCTCTGCTGGGAGTATCACTTTTGGCTCTCTGTCTCTTCCTCTGCCTGttgaataagaagaagaaaaagaaaggccCATCATCCAACTCCGCTGAAACACCACTTTCAGCTTTGTCATATCGCAGCCTTCTGAAAGCTACTGATGGCTTCTCAGAAGAATGCGTGATTGGAGTTGGTGCATTTGGCTCTGTCTACAAAGGAATCATCAATGAGGATGAGAGTGAGAAGATAATTGCTGTTAAGGTTCTCAATTTGCTACACCGTGGAGCCGAAAAGAGCTTCTTAGCAGAGTGCAAGGCACTAAGAAACATCAGGCATAGGAACCTCATCAAGGTTCTCACAGCATGTTCAGGAATCGATAGCAGCGGAAATGATTTCAAGGCCATCGTGTACGAGTACATGCCCAAGGGAAGTTTAGAGAATTGGGTGCATCCGACAGTTGAAGAAGAACGAGGAGACAGCGCACATGGAACACGGAAGCAGCTCAGTCTGCACCGAAGGCTGAACATTGCTATTGATGTTGCCTCTGCGTTGGattatcttcatcatcattgtGAAGCCCCAACAGTTCACTGTGATCTCAAGCCAAGCAACATTCTTCTTGACGAGGAAATGGTTGCACATGTCGGTGATTTCGGGCTTGCCAAGTTTATTTTGGGACCCAATGAGCAAGTACGTACTCCCCAATCAAGTTCAGTTGGGATTAGGGGTTCTACCGGTTATGTTGCTCCAG AATATGGAATGGGAACCGCAGCATCAACGTCTGGCGATGTCTACAGTTACGGCATCCTCTTATTAGAGCTGTTCACTGGGAAGAGACCCATTGATAATCTTTTCGATGAAAATATGGATCTTCATGCATTTGCAGAGAAAGCTCTGTCCGGTAAAGTGAAAGAGATCGCTGACCCAGTACTTGTTGAAGAAATGCTTCAGACAGATGAGCCAATAAAGACAGAGGCCTGTTTGGCCTCGGTATTTCGAATTGGAGTAGCCTGTTCTGCGAAAGTGCCCAACGACCGAATGAATATCGGCGATGTGGTGGTGGAGTTGACCTCTCTCAGAAGCAGAATTATTCCGAGGACAAGAGGCCATATAAATGTAGAAGCACTTAATAATGTCTGA